The sequence below is a genomic window from Bradyrhizobium septentrionale.
ATGACCTTCTCGGTGTTTGTCCCGGCGCACACGGCCGGCGCCAAATTGCCCGTCGTCACCTATCTGTCGGGCCTGACCTGCACGCACGCCAACGTCACCGAGAAGGGTGAATTCCGCCAGGCATGCGCCGAACTCGGCCTGATCTTCGTTGCGCCCGACACCAGCCCGCGCGGCGAAGGCGTCCCCGGCGATCCCGCCAATGCTTACGATTTCGGCCTCGGCGCGGGCTTCTATGTCGATGCGACGGAACAGCCGTTCGCGACCAATTACCGGATGTGGAGCTACGTCACCGAGGAATTGCCAAAGCTGATCGCCGAGCACTTCCCGGTCGACACGACGCGGCAATCGATCCTTGGCCATTCCATGGGCGGCCATGGCGCGCTGACGGTGGCGCTGCACCATCCCGATCGTTATCGCGCGGCAAGCGCGTTTGCGCCGATCGTGGCGCCGTCGCAGGTGTCATGGGGCAACAAGGCGCTCGGCGGCTATCTCGGCAACAACAAGCAGGCGTGGCGGAAGCACGATGCGGTGGCGCTGATCGAGGACGGCGCCCGCTTCTCCGATCTGCTGGTCGACTATGGCGATGCAGACGGCTTTCTCACCGAGCAGCTGCGGCCCGAGCTCCTGAAGGCGGCCTGCGAGAAGGCCAACATTCCCCTCACTTTGCGGCGTCAGCCAGGCTACGACCACAGCTACTACTTCATCTCGACCTTCATGGCCGATCACCTGCGCTGGCACGCCGCGCGGCTGAAGGCGTGATCCAGTCCGTCCCGTCATCCCCGCGCAACGGCTTTGCCGTTGTCGCTGGAGGAGCGCGCAGCGCGTCTCGAAGGATGCACGGCCCGGCTGGTGGCCGTCGATCCTTCGAGACGCGCGCTCCTCAGGATGACGGGGAAAAATCCGTGTGCGCGAGCTACCGCGCCTGCGGCGCGCCGTAATTCGGCGCGAGCAGGCGGTTGCGCACGAGGTAGTTGGTGGCGCGCGACCAGGATTCGTCGGTATTGCCGCGCATGTCGGCGCTCGCCGCGGCCAGCAATTGCCCGCTATGCACGTCGCGCAGATAGAGATTGATGTTGAGGATCAGGTTGGAGACCTTCTGCACCACGCCTGTCATCACGAGATCGGCGCCCAGCTCGCCGGCCAGCTTCACATCGCACCCGCCGCAGGCCTGAAGATTGCTGCCGTGTGCCGCAGCATTGACAGGCGCGATGTCGAGCACGCGGAACCTGCCTGATTCCGCGAGCTCCTTGCGTACCTGATCGCCGGCCCGGAGCAGCCGCGCCTGCTCGTCAGTCGGCTGCCCGTTGACCTCGCCTTGCAGGCTGGTGTCGATCATCTCGAGGTCGAACACCGCGAGCCTGGGCGGCTCGGCGCGCGCGGCCGCCGCAGACATCACCAGCAATGAGACGACGAAGGCGAACGTTGATCTCATGATTGTGAACCAATCGAATTTGTAACCTCGCAACGACAAAAAGCGGGGTTGCAAGCTAGGCCAATTCGGTCATCTTGCACATCAACGCATGGTCCGACAACGCCATGCCCGGTGAAGAAAGACTGCGGGAGGAGTTATGTTCCGATGGCTGATCGGCACGATCGCGCTCAGCATGATGACGACCGGAGCGCTGGCGGCTGATCCCGTCGAGGTCCATATCGGCTATCTCGGCCATGCCGGCGTCAAATCGACGCTCTCGCTGCTCGACCAGCCGGCCGACAATGACGGCATCGCCGGCGCGCGGCTTGCTATCGAGGACAACAATACGACCGGGAAATTCCTCAACCAGCGCTTCATGCTCGACGAGGTAAAGGTCAAGGACAGCGACGACGTCGCCAAGGTCGCGACCGATCTCGCCAGCCGCAACGACTACATCATCACGGACCTGCCCGCCGATGCCCTGCTCAAGGTCGCCGATGCGCTGCGCGACCGCGGCACCGTGCTGCTGAATGCAGGCGCGATCGACGATCGGCTGCGCGAGCAGGACTGCCGCGGCAACGTCATCCACGTGGCACCGACCCGCTCGATGCTGGCCGACGCGCTTGGCCAGTACCTGGTCTGGAAGCAATGGAAGCGCTGGTTCCTGGTGGTGGGCTCGCACGATCAGGACAAGCTCTATGCCGACGCGCTGCGCCGCGCGGCCACGCGTTTTGGCGCCAAGATCGTCCAGGAACGGACATTCGAGGATACCGGCGGCGCACGCCGCACCGACTCTGGCGTCACGCTGATCCAGCGCCAGATGCCGGTGTTCACGCAGCAGGCGCCGGCTTACGACGTGCTGGTCGCGGCCGACGAGAGCGAGGTGTTCGCGAACTATCTGCCATACCGGACCTGGGACCCGCGGCCGGTGGCGGGCTCGGCCGGCCTGGTGCCGACCAGCTGGGACGCGGCGCATGACCAATGGGGCGCCGTCCAGATTCAGAACCGCTTCATCAAGCTGAACATGCG
It includes:
- a CDS encoding ABC transporter substrate-binding protein — protein: MFRWLIGTIALSMMTTGALAADPVEVHIGYLGHAGVKSTLSLLDQPADNDGIAGARLAIEDNNTTGKFLNQRFMLDEVKVKDSDDVAKVATDLASRNDYIITDLPADALLKVADALRDRGTVLLNAGAIDDRLREQDCRGNVIHVAPTRSMLADALGQYLVWKQWKRWFLVVGSHDQDKLYADALRRAATRFGAKIVQERTFEDTGGARRTDSGVTLIQRQMPVFTQQAPAYDVLVAADESEVFANYLPYRTWDPRPVAGSAGLVPTSWDAAHDQWGAVQIQNRFIKLNMRRMTAIDMQAWTAARIIGEATSRTNSGDPKKVIAFLKGPDFSIAAFKGTRLTLRNWNLQLRQPILLADGRMVVSVSPQEGFLHQVSELDTLGVDRPETKCKLQ
- the fghA gene encoding S-formylglutathione hydrolase, coding for MQTVSQNKSHGGTQGVYRHPSRETRTDMTFSVFVPAHTAGAKLPVVTYLSGLTCTHANVTEKGEFRQACAELGLIFVAPDTSPRGEGVPGDPANAYDFGLGAGFYVDATEQPFATNYRMWSYVTEELPKLIAEHFPVDTTRQSILGHSMGGHGALTVALHHPDRYRAASAFAPIVAPSQVSWGNKALGGYLGNNKQAWRKHDAVALIEDGARFSDLLVDYGDADGFLTEQLRPELLKAACEKANIPLTLRRQPGYDHSYYFISTFMADHLRWHAARLKA
- a CDS encoding DUF3280 domain-containing protein yields the protein MSAAAARAEPPRLAVFDLEMIDTSLQGEVNGQPTDEQARLLRAGDQVRKELAESGRFRVLDIAPVNAAAHGSNLQACGGCDVKLAGELGADLVMTGVVQKVSNLILNINLYLRDVHSGQLLAAASADMRGNTDESWSRATNYLVRNRLLAPNYGAPQAR